The Opitutales bacterium ASA1 genome window below encodes:
- a CDS encoding flippase has translation MTPLAQTKGARNFGWLLADRGVRLLVGLVVATWIARYLGPGGFGLLAFAASLTAIFAAVVPLGIDGLVVREILGRPEERGATLGTTLWLRLSCAAVCLALAIGYVFIARPGDGPALALTLILGVGLFAQAFETGELMYQAHSDMGRLVRPRLALFLAINVIKVVAIVNGASVFWFAGLTAGEQIASGLITALLLRRYKHFGARLGFTPGTARLLLSQGYPLAISSLAIIVYMKGGQLMLAQMLGDVEMGLYAAAIRIPDCALFLPTALATSVVPALVRAHVAGGSAYESAMIAYMRASALLGIAIALPLTLAAPWLIELLFAEAYASAWTTMAIYVWALPFMFLGVARTQHLLNERSMNISLWFSLLGLALNLGANYALIPAMGRNGAALATLVAQIGSAVFASFLFPSTRRLARLQCLALLTPWLALRDARRLAARVDSQADSPAAV, from the coding sequence ATGACACCACTCGCCCAGACCAAAGGCGCACGCAACTTCGGTTGGCTCCTCGCCGACCGCGGAGTGCGTTTGCTCGTCGGTCTCGTGGTCGCGACGTGGATCGCGCGCTACCTCGGCCCCGGAGGCTTCGGGCTGTTGGCGTTCGCGGCGTCGCTCACGGCGATTTTCGCCGCCGTCGTGCCACTCGGCATCGACGGACTCGTCGTCCGCGAGATTCTAGGCCGACCCGAAGAACGCGGCGCCACTCTCGGCACGACGCTCTGGCTGCGTCTTTCCTGCGCAGCCGTCTGTCTCGCACTCGCGATCGGCTACGTCTTCATCGCTCGCCCCGGCGACGGTCCCGCCCTGGCGCTGACCCTCATCCTCGGTGTCGGACTCTTCGCCCAAGCGTTCGAAACCGGCGAACTGATGTACCAGGCGCATTCCGACATGGGGCGTCTCGTCCGCCCGCGCCTCGCCCTGTTTCTCGCCATCAACGTGATCAAAGTCGTCGCGATCGTGAACGGCGCTTCCGTCTTCTGGTTCGCAGGACTCACCGCGGGCGAGCAGATCGCGAGCGGACTGATCACCGCGCTGCTGCTGCGCCGCTACAAGCACTTCGGCGCACGTCTGGGTTTCACGCCCGGCACCGCACGTCTGCTGCTCAGCCAAGGCTATCCATTGGCGATCTCCTCGCTTGCCATCATCGTCTACATGAAGGGCGGCCAGCTCATGCTCGCGCAGATGCTGGGCGACGTGGAGATGGGGCTCTACGCTGCGGCCATTCGCATACCCGACTGCGCGTTGTTCCTGCCTACCGCGCTGGCGACCTCCGTCGTGCCTGCCCTCGTCCGCGCGCATGTCGCCGGCGGTAGCGCCTACGAGTCGGCCATGATCGCCTACATGCGAGCGAGCGCTCTCCTCGGCATCGCCATCGCACTGCCGCTCACGCTCGCTGCACCCTGGCTCATCGAACTGCTCTTCGCCGAGGCCTACGCCTCGGCATGGACGACCATGGCCATCTACGTGTGGGCACTGCCGTTCATGTTCCTCGGCGTCGCGCGCACCCAACATCTGCTCAACGAGCGGTCCATGAACATCTCCCTGTGGTTCAGCCTGCTCGGACTGGCGCTCAACCTCGGCGCGAACTACGCTCTCATCCCTGCCATGGGGCGCAACGGCGCCGCCCTCGCGACGCTCGTCGCGCAGATCGGATCCGCCGTCTTCGCTTCGTTTCTCTTCCCTTCCACCCGGAGACTGGCACGCCTTCAGTGCTTGGCTCTCCTCACTCCCTGGCTCGCTCTCCGCGACGCCCGTCGACTCGCCGCGCGCGTCGATTCGCAAGCCGACTCCCCGGCTGCCGTCTGA
- a CDS encoding glycosyltransferase, translating to MKSLLFLSGFLPSARVPSGGQQLVHRELERLAREYRVTLLAFRNEKESAIDVGADFASCRRAEIVPVGRLTRLFATLRHPRLPAIASARFAAGASIMRSLCRETSFDRIHCEFIQAAGLLRLAPVGVPSTLVVHDFFHEALARRAEHLREPLRSLAHVEAKRTKRWEAGILHAADGVLTLTERDRDTAQRLSGRADVGVRYPTVPGRLENIRRDSATIDPHLVLFFGLLSRAENEDAVLWFVRDIWPEVMKARPRARFVVAGAAPTESLTRLRAERVSMIGYVEDPVALLSRAAVAVAPLRMGAGIKIKVVEALAAGLPTVATPIGAEGVRPSPLLAVAESSSDFARACIERLSP from the coding sequence ATGAAGTCTCTTCTCTTTCTCTCCGGGTTCCTCCCTTCGGCGCGCGTTCCTTCGGGCGGGCAACAGCTCGTGCATCGCGAACTCGAACGGCTCGCCCGCGAGTACCGAGTCACGCTTCTCGCGTTTCGCAACGAGAAGGAGAGTGCGATCGACGTGGGCGCCGATTTCGCATCGTGCCGCCGTGCGGAGATTGTCCCCGTCGGACGACTCACGAGGTTGTTCGCGACCCTCCGGCATCCGAGGTTGCCCGCCATCGCATCGGCACGATTCGCGGCAGGCGCTTCGATCATGCGCTCGTTGTGCCGCGAAACGTCTTTCGACCGTATTCACTGCGAGTTCATCCAAGCAGCCGGCTTGCTGCGCCTCGCACCCGTCGGCGTACCCTCCACCTTGGTCGTGCACGATTTTTTCCACGAAGCGCTGGCGCGCCGAGCCGAGCACCTTCGTGAACCGTTGCGCTCGCTCGCTCATGTCGAGGCGAAGCGCACGAAGCGATGGGAAGCCGGCATCCTGCACGCGGCCGACGGCGTCCTGACGTTAACCGAGCGCGACCGCGACACCGCACAACGACTCTCCGGCCGAGCCGACGTCGGCGTGCGCTACCCCACGGTGCCCGGGAGGCTCGAGAACATCCGCCGCGATTCCGCCACGATCGATCCTCACTTGGTCCTGTTCTTCGGACTGCTTTCGCGGGCCGAGAACGAAGACGCCGTCTTGTGGTTCGTCCGCGACATCTGGCCCGAGGTGATGAAAGCGCGCCCGCGGGCGCGCTTCGTGGTCGCGGGAGCCGCGCCGACAGAGAGCCTCACGCGCCTGCGCGCCGAACGTGTATCCATGATCGGATACGTCGAGGATCCCGTCGCCTTGTTGTCTCGCGCGGCGGTCGCGGTCGCTCCGCTGCGGATGGGTGCCGGAATCAAAATCAAGGTCGTGGAAGCGCTCGCCGCGGGTCTCCCGACCGTAGCCACTCCCATCGGAGCGGAAGGCGTGCGCCCCTCGCCTCTGCTCGCGGTCGCCGAATCGTCCTCCGACTTCGCCCGCGCATGTATCGAACGCTTGTCCCCATGA